Below is a window of Mucilaginibacter sp. PAMC 26640 DNA.
TATTGTATTGACCAAGCAGGGGTTCGATCAAAACATCACAAAGTCTGGCTTGTGACGCGACCTTTTCTGCGATCGCCAGGTGGAAACATCTTTCCAAGACCTGTACCTTAGACAAGGACGCGCCATGATTATTCCAAAGTTTATTGACGTTCGATCCGATGACCTTATCACATTTTCCTTCCAGGCGATCAACCGGAAAGTTATCGAGCACACCGCCGTCTACCAGGAGCATATCCTTATACGGAATAGGATCGAATAAAGCAGGGGTCGCGGTTGAGCCGACCAGTACATCATATAATGGCCCTTCAGCGAATGTTACACTAACGCACTTTCCGATATCGGTTGCGGTAACTAATAAGGGCATTTTCAAAAATTCGAAACCGTTTTGAGGTATGGCCTCCACCAGTAAATTTTTTAAAACTTCCGGCGAAAAGAGGCCTCCCGAAGTCATCACCGCAGCCATAATACTCATCGGTGAATGATCTTTGGCGATACGCAGTATTTGTTTAGGGGTATAGCCGGCTGCATAAAATGCACCTATTACCGCCCCCGCACTAACGCCGGAGATAATCTTCGGCTTAATACCCAATTCCTCCAACCCCAGTAACAGGCCAAGGTGAGCTATTCCTCTTGCGCCGCCCCCTGAAAGCACTAATCCGATATCAGCCATTTATTCAAATGATAATTGCAAGCGTTCTTTAGTCGCTTCCGGTAGTGAAACTTGATACATTAATTCATAATATTGCCGGGCCAGCCTGGCCGATTCAAATTCCGGATCAACATCATCAGCTGCTTGTTTAATGATGTTAAACCATTTTTTACGGTTTTGATAATACGTGGGTAATACCGTGCTTTCCAATAAGGTCATGAGATCGCTGTTTTCAATGCGGTCGATCTGATCAGCCGGTAGATCCTGGTCTGCGGGCGTGATCAGAAAACAATTCTGACCATCTTTGGCAAATTCCGGTACCCAGCCGTCCGGCATGGATAGGTTTACCGCGCCGTTCATTGCAGCGGTCATCCCGCTGGTACCCGAAGCTTCATGGTACATTCTGGGATTGTTAAGCCACAGATCGGCCCCTTTTTTCAAGCAGGCCGATAAATCCAGTTCGTAACCGGTCAGTACGGCACAATTGGCAAACCGCTTGGTTTTACTAATGATTTGATTGAAAAGGTCAATGCTTTCCCGGTCCTCGGGATAGGGTTTGCCCGCCCAGATCAGCTGAACAGGATAGTTAATGTTATTGATCAGCTTTAGAAACCGCTCCCAATCCTGCAAGATGAAGTCGGCCCGTTTATAGCCGGCGAATCGCCTGGCCCACACAATAGTTAACTTATTTTCGTCAAAAATTTTACCACACTGATCAGCAACCGTATTAAAAAGCTGTTTTTTAAGCGCGGATTTACGGGCGCGGAAGGCCGGTTCATCATTATTCCCGATTGCCTGACCAATTGGTGCATCCACCCAGTAATGTTTATTTTGAGCATTCGTAATGGATATGATGTCACATACCCCTGGCCGGCCGCCCCACATTTTTCTGGCTACTTCGCCGTGCAGCTCAGATACGCCATTTGCTTTACGCGCAAATTTCAAAGCGACCAGTGTATAATTAAGATCAGCGCCCTCGATCGCTAAAAGCGACCGGACTTCCTGCTGCGTCAACTGGTAAAAGAAGGACATTTCTTCCAGTAGGTCAAAGCGATGCGCTTCGTTGCCTGCTTGCTCAGGTGTATGCGTGGTAAAAACCACCCGTCTGCGGACTTCGTCCAGCGTTTTAAATTTCTCGTATAAGTAAAAATTCAAAGCTACGCCATGGCCTTCGTTCAAATGATAAATTTCAGGAGTGAGGCCCAACAGATCAAGTAACATGCCGCCTCCAATACCTAAAACGATACTTTGTGCGATACGCGTGGCCTCGTTCGGATCGTAGAGACAATGTGTGATGGACCGCGATTCTTCATCGTTTTCTGGCAAGTCAGTACTTAGTAAAAATAATGGTGCGGAGCCGAAGAGCTCAGGCCTGAGCAGGAAGGCGCGGACATGAACCGGGGCATCATGGACACGTACCGTAAACTTCAGTCCCATATCCTGCAAAAATGAATAGTCTTTTTCGATGAAGCTGCTTTTCATAAAAGCCATGCCGTCTCTTTCCTGGTCGTAATAACCATACTTCCATAAGATGCCGACACCCAACAGGTTTTGCTTTAACTCGTAGGCACTTCTTAGGTGTGAACCGGATAGGAACCCAAGCCCCCCGCTATAGTTTTTAAGTGCCTGATGAATGGCGAATTCCATTGAAAAGTAGGCCACTGGCAAAGTATACGCCGGATCCGGTTCATAGCCGAACAAATCTTTTCTGTTAATGATCATAGGTCAAACCTACCCCTTTAGTTTTCTAACTTATTGACGACGGACAGCCGCGCCGGTGATGTATATCACTTTCAACAGTTTCCCGACCTAGGTGTGAATTATGTAACTTAAACAGACAATTACGTAACAACTAACCTTTTATATATCCTGAATTTTACCGTTCATCAACTTCAATTGACTTCATGAAAAATGACCGCGATCTGCAGAAGGACATTCAGGATGCCCTGAAATGGGATCCTTTATTAAAAAGTGCGAAAGTTGATATTACAGCTAATGAAGGTTTAGTGACTTTATCAGGGGAAGTTAATAGCTACCTGGATAAATTACGTGTGGAATCGGTCGCTAAAAGCATTGATGGCGTTAAAGCAATAATCGAACACACGACAGTTAATTTAATTGGCCTGGACCAGATCAGTGATGAAGCGATCGCTAAAGCGATACTGGATACTCTGCAATTAAATTGGGTGCCCGTTGATCGTTTAATGGTCAAGGTAGAAGACGGACATGTCACGCTTGATGGTCAGGTAACCTATAATTTTCAAAAGGAGGCCGCAAAAAAAGCGACAGGTAGCGTTCAGGGCATTAAGGTTTTTACCAACAACCTCACCCTGATGCCGGAAACTGGGGACGAACTGGAAAAGAAAACGGTAGAACACGCGCTGCTTCGGTATGCCGCAACTGTTGATCAGAACATTCGAGTTAAAGTGGTCAAAAACGCGATAACGCTTAAAGGTAATGTTCAGTCATTTTATCAAAAAGAAGAAGCGGAAAAGATAGCCTGGAACGCGCCGGGTGTATTGCACATAATGGACAGTCAACTGGCCAGCCCCAAACTCCCGCTGATACTGGGACATGAAATAATTGGAATTGTTGAAGGCCTCGGCAGTGAGGTGACCTCGTTGAAAATGGGTGACCTGGTTGGCGTCCCCTGGTTAGGCTACACTTGCGGACATTGTAAATATTGCCTGAAAGATCAGGAGAACCTTTGTGAAAATGCGCTGTTTACTGGCTATACCATGGATGGCGGTTATGCAGAATATACCGTCGCCTACCGAAAATACTGCTTTCATCTTACCCCGCAATTTGGTCACCCATCGTCCGCACCACTACTTTGTGCCGGCTTGATCGGATATCGTTCCTATCAAATGATCGGGACCGTAGCCAAAAAAATTGGATTTTATGGTTTCGGAGCGGCGGCGCATATACTCGTACAGATCGCCAAACATCAGGGTAAGGAAATTTATGCCTTTACCGGGATGGCGATCTCGAAGCACAGTCATTTGCCAAAAGAATGGGTGCGATATGGGCGGGTAGTTCGAGCGATCTTTCTCCCGTGTTGCTGGACGGAGCCATTATATTTGCCCCTGCCGGCCAGCTCGTTCCAAAAGCATTAAAAGATATTGATAAAGGCTGCTCTGTAATCTGTGGCGGAATACATATGAGTGACATCCCGTCATTCGCCTATTCCCTACTTTGGGAAGAAAGGACCGTCCGTTCTGTTGCCAACCTGACCCGTAAAGACGGCGAGGATTTCTTTACACTTGCTGATAAAATTAAAATAAAAACCGAAACCAGGCTGTACCCATTGCAACAGGCTAACGAGGCACTAGCCGCTGTTCGCAATGGCGATATTAGCGGCGCTGCTGTTTTAGTAATGTAAAATGAACGCCGCCCTCATAGTGGTGATCATGTTTGTTCGGGAGTCCGGGCCCCCTCCAGGTTCTGGTATAGCATAAGTCCTATCGGGATGGGCAGCCAAAAGGTAAAAAAACGATATAGGAGCGTAATGATCAATGCCGCGTGTACCGGCGCTCCCAGTGTCGTGAAAAAGTAGGTCATTGCGCTTTCATAAATGATCAGGGAACCCGGCGATATGGGCAGAGCGCCAATGATCAGCGATAATAAAAGAGCCAAAGCGATCAGGACGAAAGACATATGGATATGAAAGCCTTCCGCCAGCGCAAACACGGTGACCACAACGCAAAGTATGATCATAAGGTGCAATAGAATAGTATTAATGATGGTATCCCTGTTTTTTCGGAGCATTTCCG
It encodes the following:
- a CDS encoding alpha-glucan family phosphorylase encodes the protein MIINRKDLFGYEPDPAYTLPVAYFSMEFAIHQALKNYSGGLGFLSGSHLRSAYELKQNLLGVGILWKYGYYDQERDGMAFMKSSFIEKDYSFLQDMGLKFTVRVHDAPVHVRAFLLRPELFGSAPLFLLSTDLPENDEESRSITHCLYDPNEATRIAQSIVLGIGGGMLLDLLGLTPEIYHLNEGHGVALNFYLYEKFKTLDEVRRRVVFTTHTPEQAGNEAHRFDLLEEMSFFYQLTQQEVRSLLAIEGADLNYTLVALKFARKANGVSELHGEVARKMWGGRPGVCDIISITNAQNKHYWVDAPIGQAIGNNDEPAFRARKSALKKQLFNTVADQCGKIFDENKLTIVWARRFAGYKRADFILQDWERFLKLINNINYPVQLIWAGKPYPEDRESIDLFNQIISKTKRFANCAVLTGYELDLSACLKKGADLWLNNPRMYHEASGTSGMTAAMNGAVNLSMPDGWVPEFAKDGQNCFLITPADQDLPADQIDRIENSDLMTLLESTVLPTYYQNRKKWFNIIKQAADDVDPEFESARLARQYYELMYQVSLPEATKERLQLSFE